In the genome of Segatella copri, one region contains:
- a CDS encoding transposase, giving the protein MNTGLDQYMDIFKDAVEDSAAKLTKSFEKILIEVIILFMVIPRKINFTQMGRYGSHVEQTYRNAFGLKKSKSIDWLKLNVSLAKRFFGKQGRWAIAIDPSYISKAGKKTPHIGRFWSGCAQSVKHGLEIMGIGLIDIDAKDCMMLKAHQSLSNKELSLRNKTMVDFYISVIKRYRKELLKLSTLIVADAYFSTSTFVNGIKKEGFSLISRFRDNACLFYVYAGPRTGKRGRPKTKDGKIDMKNLDLTRMEKMEMKDIEGTAYTLIAYSKALRCKVRLVIWQMPNGKKKLFFSTDTSLSGEEVLLYYRTRFQIEFCFRDAKGYTGLMDCQARDKWKLDFAFNASFTSLNVAKVTMKEMGMEYSMSSFKSLMTNIYLVKRIFKASGYTPNRTLISKIFKDLSCLQRIAA; this is encoded by the coding sequence ATGAATACAGGACTTGACCAATATATGGATATCTTTAAAGATGCAGTTGAAGATTCGGCTGCAAAGTTAACAAAAAGTTTCGAGAAAATACTCATCGAGGTGATAATTTTGTTCATGGTAATACCAAGAAAGATAAATTTCACCCAAATGGGGAGGTATGGCTCGCATGTTGAGCAAACCTATCGCAACGCATTCGGCTTAAAAAAGTCGAAAAGCATTGACTGGCTCAAACTTAATGTCTCACTTGCCAAGCGCTTCTTTGGTAAACAGGGAAGATGGGCTATTGCCATTGATCCCAGCTACATCAGCAAAGCTGGCAAGAAGACTCCACATATCGGTCGTTTTTGGTCGGGATGTGCACAGTCTGTTAAACATGGTCTCGAAATCATGGGTATTGGCCTCATTGATATTGATGCCAAAGACTGCATGATGTTAAAAGCACACCAGTCGCTAAGTAATAAAGAACTGAGTCTTAGAAACAAGACTATGGTAGATTTCTATATCAGCGTCATTAAGCGTTACCGCAAGGAACTTCTTAAACTCTCAACCCTCATAGTTGCAGATGCTTACTTCTCTACAAGTACATTTGTTAATGGGATAAAGAAAGAAGGGTTCTCTTTGATAAGCCGCTTTCGTGACAATGCTTGTCTCTTTTATGTCTATGCTGGTCCACGTACTGGAAAACGTGGTCGCCCCAAGACCAAGGATGGCAAGATTGATATGAAGAATCTTGACCTCACTCGAATGGAGAAGATGGAGATGAAAGATATAGAAGGAACAGCTTATACTTTGATAGCCTATTCCAAGGCACTCAGGTGTAAAGTTAGACTTGTCATCTGGCAGATGCCGAATGGCAAGAAGAAACTATTCTTCTCTACAGACACCTCACTTTCGGGTGAAGAAGTACTTCTTTATTATAGAACCAGGTTCCAGATCGAATTTTGCTTTCGTGACGCCAAAGGCTATACTGGTCTTATGGACTGCCAGGCTCGCGATAAGTGGAAACTCGATTTTGCTTTCAATGCTTCGTTCACATCACTAAATGTTGCCAAGGTAACTATGAAGGAGATGGGAATGGAATATTCTATGTCTTCATTCAAGTCACTGATGACCAATATTTATCTGGTGAAACGAATTTTTAAAGCAAGCGGGTACACCCCGAACCGAACTTTAATTAGCAAGATTTTCAAAGATCTCTCGTGCTTACAGCGTATAGCTGCTTAG
- a CDS encoding trimeric intracellular cation channel family protein: MTIHQDPELVMTLQRIIEFIGTFAFALSGIRLAASKHYDWLGGFVCGVAVAIGGGTIRDVMLGQHPFWMLSPIYLLCTLFAQLVVIGCHHYLKRLDNTWFLFDTLGLALFNIAGIQKTLDCGFPFWVAIIMGCITGSFGGVIRDVLLNEEPVIFRKEIYAMACVLGGLCYWGLTYLGMSVYITSTASFLTVCIIRLLAVKYHISLPTLRDETNE; this comes from the coding sequence ATGACTATTCATCAAGACCCGGAACTTGTCATGACGCTGCAGCGCATCATCGAGTTCATTGGAACCTTTGCATTTGCCCTTTCGGGCATCCGACTTGCCGCCAGCAAGCATTACGACTGGCTGGGCGGCTTTGTGTGTGGCGTGGCTGTGGCCATCGGCGGCGGAACCATCCGCGATGTGATGCTTGGCCAGCATCCTTTCTGGATGCTCAGCCCCATCTACCTTTTGTGTACGCTGTTTGCGCAGCTGGTGGTCATCGGTTGCCACCATTATCTCAAGCGTCTCGACAACACGTGGTTTCTTTTCGATACCCTCGGTCTGGCGCTGTTTAATATCGCCGGAATCCAGAAAACCCTCGATTGCGGTTTCCCGTTCTGGGTGGCCATCATCATGGGCTGCATCACGGGTTCCTTCGGCGGCGTAATCCGTGATGTGCTGCTCAACGAGGAGCCTGTCATCTTCCGTAAGGAAATCTATGCGATGGCATGCGTGCTGGGTGGCCTCTGCTATTGGGGATTGACCTATCTGGGCATGAGCGTCTATATCACGTCCACCGCCTCCTTCCTTACGGTCTGCATCATCCGCCTGCTTGCCGTGAAGTACCACATCTCGCTGCCTACGCTGCGCGATGAGACGAATGAATAA
- a CDS encoding replication-associated recombination protein A: MSEPLAERMRPRSLTDYVGQKHLVGEGAVLRRMIDAGRISSFILWGPPGVGKTTLAQIVAQTLKVPFYTLSAVTSGVKDVREVIERAKSGRFFNAASPILFIDEIHRFSKSQQDSLLGAVEKGIVTLIGATTENPSFEVIRPLLSRCQLYVLKPLEKEDLEGLLQRAITQDVELSQKKINLKETGAMLRFSGGDARKLLNILELVVESAGTGEVVITDKMVEEQLQQNPLAYDKQGDMHYDIISAFIKSIRGSDPDAALYWMARMIEGGEDPQFIARRVVISASEDVGLANPNALLLANAAFDTVMKIGWPEARIALAEAVVYLATSPKSNSAYLGINDAIATVKQTGNLPVPLHIRNAPTKLMKDLGYHDGYKYPHDYPGHFTEQQYLPDELKDTRFWHPQHSPSEERLYNWMVTCWGERFKN, translated from the coding sequence ATGAGTGAACCGTTAGCTGAAAGAATGAGACCCCGGTCGCTTACCGACTATGTGGGCCAGAAGCATCTGGTGGGGGAGGGTGCCGTGCTGCGCAGGATGATCGACGCAGGCCGCATTTCCTCTTTTATCCTCTGGGGACCTCCGGGCGTGGGCAAGACTACCCTGGCGCAGATTGTGGCGCAAACCCTGAAGGTGCCTTTCTATACCCTCTCTGCCGTAACCAGCGGCGTGAAGGATGTGCGCGAGGTGATTGAGCGTGCCAAGAGTGGAAGATTCTTCAACGCTGCTTCACCTATCTTGTTTATAGACGAAATACACCGCTTCTCCAAGAGTCAGCAGGACTCCCTGCTGGGCGCAGTGGAGAAGGGCATCGTTACACTGATTGGTGCCACCACCGAGAACCCGTCGTTCGAGGTTATCCGTCCGCTACTCTCCCGATGCCAGCTCTACGTGCTCAAACCCCTGGAAAAGGAAGACCTGGAGGGACTCCTGCAGCGTGCCATCACCCAGGATGTGGAACTCAGCCAGAAGAAGATCAATCTGAAGGAAACTGGGGCGATGCTCCGGTTCAGCGGAGGCGATGCCCGGAAGCTCCTCAATATCCTGGAACTGGTGGTGGAATCGGCAGGCACCGGTGAGGTGGTCATCACCGACAAGATGGTAGAAGAACAGCTTCAGCAGAATCCCCTTGCCTACGACAAGCAGGGCGATATGCACTATGACATCATCTCCGCCTTCATCAAGAGTATCCGTGGCAGCGACCCCGATGCGGCGCTCTATTGGATGGCGCGCATGATAGAAGGAGGCGAAGACCCGCAGTTCATCGCCCGCAGAGTGGTGATCAGTGCGAGCGAGGATGTGGGACTGGCGAATCCCAACGCCCTGCTCCTGGCGAATGCTGCCTTCGATACGGTGATGAAGATAGGATGGCCCGAGGCGAGAATCGCCCTTGCCGAGGCGGTGGTCTACCTTGCTACCAGTCCCAAGAGCAACAGTGCCTACCTGGGCATCAACGATGCCATCGCCACCGTAAAGCAGACGGGCAATCTGCCTGTGCCGCTGCATATCCGCAATGCGCCGACCAAACTGATGAAGGACCTGGGCTATCACGACGGCTATAAATATCCGCACGATTATCCCGGTCATTTCACCGAGCAGCAGTATCTACCTGATGAACTGAAAGATACCCGCTTCTGGCATCCGCAGCATTCTCCTTCCGAGGAGCGCCTGTATAACTGGATGGTAACATGCTGGGGAGAGCGGTTTAAAAACTAA
- a CDS encoding FeoB-associated Cys-rich membrane protein, with protein sequence MMTAQYIIILTILAACIAYAAIRIYRAWKKVNQCHDRNYKCAGCAFYEQCKKKKK encoded by the coding sequence ATGATGACTGCTCAGTATATCATCATTCTTACGATATTGGCGGCATGCATCGCGTATGCCGCCATTCGTATTTATCGGGCGTGGAAGAAGGTGAACCAGTGCCACGACCGGAATTACAAGTGTGCGGGCTGTGCTTTCTATGAGCAGTGCAAGAAGAAGAAAAAATGA
- a CDS encoding WxcM-like domain-containing protein: MKQEIANIIQLPKIFDPRGNLTVAEEQKNIPFHIKHVEWRYGMPAGTSLEPDAHHPKLVFIALSGSFTIEIKDGESTDSFFLNHPYQGLYLAENVEFKVRNCSSGAVILQIS; encoded by the coding sequence ATGAAACAAGAAATAGCTAACATCATACAGCTTCCGAAGATATTCGACCCGCGCGGCAACCTGACCGTTGCCGAGGAGCAGAAGAATATCCCATTCCATATCAAACATGTGGAATGGCGCTATGGCATGCCTGCCGGAACCTCCCTTGAGCCTGATGCCCATCACCCGAAACTGGTGTTCATCGCTCTATCAGGATCCTTTACGATAGAAATCAAGGATGGGGAATCTACTGACTCTTTCTTCCTTAATCATCCCTATCAGGGACTTTATCTGGCAGAAAATGTAGAATTCAAGGTCAGGAATTGTTCAAGTGGGGCGGTTATCCTGCAAATTTCTTAA
- a CDS encoding DegT/DnrJ/EryC1/StrS family aminotransferase: protein MKEIKYLSLKDLNAPYEKDIQHAISEVVSSGWYLQGKRIHDFEEHYAAYIGTRHCISCGNGLDALKLMLQGEMILGRMQPGDEVLVAANTYIATILAITSVGLTPILIEPTIDTLQMDDSLIESHITGKTRALLTVHLYGKCSVTPNMIAICKKHHLLLFEDNAQAHGCIYRGKTSSDGWNGKRTGSLGTAAAHSFYPGKNLGALGDAGAVTTDDDDLAEVIRALGNYGSARKYVFDYQGRNSRMDEIQAAVLDVKLAHLDETNERRQDLAQLYLKYLGEDNVKYLGEDKKNGKQDHELIPSNLYSPKESNVVHIFPILSSRRDELQQYLKENGVGTMIHYPIPPHQQKCYAEWNHLHLPITEKIHQQELSLPCNQSMTEEDVERIAELIRKF from the coding sequence ATGAAAGAAATCAAATATTTAAGTCTGAAAGACCTGAATGCTCCTTATGAGAAAGACATTCAGCATGCCATTTCCGAGGTGGTGAGCAGCGGTTGGTATCTGCAGGGCAAGCGCATCCACGACTTCGAGGAGCATTATGCTGCGTATATCGGAACCCGCCACTGCATCAGTTGCGGCAACGGACTCGATGCCCTGAAACTGATGTTGCAGGGCGAGATGATTCTGGGCAGAATGCAGCCTGGTGACGAGGTGCTGGTAGCTGCCAACACGTATATTGCCACCATCCTCGCCATCACGAGCGTGGGTCTCACTCCCATCCTCATCGAACCAACGATAGATACGCTGCAGATGGATGATTCACTCATCGAGAGCCATATCACCGGGAAGACCCGCGCCCTGCTCACCGTGCATCTTTACGGCAAATGCAGTGTTACGCCGAACATGATAGCTATCTGCAAGAAGCATCATTTGCTGCTGTTTGAGGACAATGCACAGGCGCATGGCTGCATCTATAGAGGAAAGACTTCATCGGATGGATGGAATGGCAAACGGACGGGAAGTCTGGGCACTGCTGCCGCCCACAGCTTCTATCCAGGTAAGAATCTGGGTGCACTGGGTGATGCGGGTGCCGTGACCACGGATGACGATGATTTGGCTGAGGTAATCAGGGCATTGGGCAATTACGGAAGTGCCAGGAAATATGTTTTTGATTACCAAGGAAGGAATTCGAGAATGGATGAGATTCAGGCTGCAGTGCTTGATGTAAAACTGGCACATCTGGATGAAACCAATGAAAGAAGACAAGATTTGGCGCAATTATATCTGAAGTATCTGGGAGAAGACAATGTAAAATACCTTGGAGAAGACAAAAAGAATGGGAAGCAAGACCATGAATTGATTCCATCCAATTTGTATTCTCCAAAAGAAAGCAATGTGGTTCATATTTTCCCGATTCTTTCATCCAGAAGGGATGAGCTGCAGCAATATCTCAAGGAGAATGGCGTTGGCACGATGATTCACTATCCGATTCCGCCTCATCAGCAGAAATGCTATGCGGAATGGAATCATCTGCACCTGCCTATCACGGAGAAGATTCACCAGCAAGAACTCAGTTTGCCATGCAATCAGAGCATGACGGAAGAGGACGTGGAAAGAATTGCCGAGCTCATCAGGAAGTTTTAA
- the leuB gene encoding 3-isopropylmalate dehydrogenase: protein MKLNIAVLAGDGIGPEIMKQGVAVMQAIAEKFNHEFTYNEAICGAHAIDEVGDPFPEETFKTCMDADAVLFAAVGDPRFDNNPTAKVRPEQGLLAMRKKLGLFANVRPVATFDCLLHKSPLKDELLKGADFVVIRELTGGMYFGEKYQDNDKAYDTDIYTRPEIERILKVAFEFAMKRNKHLTVVDKANVLASSRLWRQIAKEMEPQYPEVNTDYMFIDNASMRVLTEPTFFDVIVTENTFGDILTDETSCITGSMGLQPSSSLGEHTPLFEPVHGSWPQAAGKNLANPVAQILSAAMLLEHFGLNEEGALIRKAVDASLDANVRTPEIQVEGGAQYGTTEVGAWIVNWIKNA from the coding sequence ATGAAATTAAACATTGCAGTTCTCGCCGGTGATGGTATCGGACCAGAGATTATGAAGCAGGGCGTAGCAGTAATGCAGGCCATTGCAGAGAAGTTCAACCACGAGTTTACTTACAACGAGGCAATCTGCGGCGCTCACGCTATCGACGAGGTAGGTGATCCATTCCCAGAGGAGACCTTCAAGACTTGTATGGATGCTGACGCAGTGCTCTTTGCAGCCGTTGGTGACCCACGTTTCGACAACAACCCTACAGCCAAGGTTCGTCCTGAGCAGGGTTTGCTCGCTATGCGTAAGAAGTTGGGCCTCTTCGCCAATGTCCGCCCAGTGGCTACATTCGATTGCCTGCTCCACAAGTCTCCATTGAAGGATGAGCTCTTGAAAGGTGCAGACTTCGTAGTCATCCGCGAGTTGACTGGTGGTATGTACTTCGGTGAGAAGTATCAGGATAACGACAAGGCATACGATACCGATATCTACACCCGTCCTGAGATTGAGCGCATCCTGAAGGTAGCTTTCGAGTTTGCCATGAAGCGCAACAAGCACCTCACCGTGGTAGATAAGGCAAACGTATTGGCATCTTCTCGTCTCTGGCGTCAGATTGCCAAGGAGATGGAGCCACAGTATCCTGAGGTAAACACCGACTATATGTTCATCGACAACGCTTCTATGCGCGTGTTGACTGAGCCTACCTTCTTCGATGTCATCGTTACAGAGAACACCTTCGGTGATATCCTCACCGATGAAACTTCTTGCATCACCGGCTCTATGGGCTTGCAGCCATCTAGCTCATTGGGTGAGCACACACCATTGTTCGAGCCTGTTCACGGTTCATGGCCACAGGCAGCTGGCAAGAACCTGGCAAACCCAGTAGCTCAGATTCTTTCTGCAGCAATGTTGCTGGAGCACTTCGGTTTGAACGAGGAGGGCGCTTTGATCCGCAAGGCAGTAGATGCTTCTCTCGATGCCAATGTCCGAACTCCTGAGATTCAGGTAGAGGGTGGTGCACAGTATGGCACAACAGAGGTTGGCGCATGGATTGTCAACTGGATCAAGAATGCTTAA
- a CDS encoding alpha-isopropylmalate synthase regulatory domain-containing protein — translation MNVNAKRDNSRIKEIEIMDCTLRDGEQTNGVSFLPHEKLMIARMLLHDINVDRIEVASARVSEGEKDAVARICRYAKTIGKLDSVEVLGFVDNNKSVDWIAECGGHVINLLAKGSYKHCTQQLKMSPEEHLAHIKQTIDYALSKNFTVNLYLEDWSSGMRDSRDYLFMMMDELVKLPIKRFLLPDTLGILNPLQCVEYMRQMVRRYPDSQFDFHAHNDYDLAVSNSLAAVLSGAKGLHVTVNGLGERCGNAPLASVQVILKDMFGAKTNIKEDRLNDISRLVEGYSGIAVAPNTPVVGDNVFTQVAGVHADGDNKDKLYCNDLVPERFGRHREYALGKNSGKANIIQNLNELGLELTPEQTKAVTKRITELGDRKELVTQDDLPYIVSDVLKHGAPEDKVKLVSYMVSTSYGLKPIASVKVEIDGKEYEDQSSGDGQYDAFVKALRNIYKVKLGKTFPKLDNYQVTIPPGGRTDALVQTVITWREGDRIWRTRGLDADQTEAAIKATLKMLNMYEADKSDEQPASPRNLDME, via the coding sequence ATGAACGTTAACGCAAAGAGAGATAATTCCCGCATCAAGGAGATTGAGATCATGGACTGCACGCTGCGTGACGGCGAGCAGACCAATGGTGTCAGTTTCCTTCCTCACGAGAAATTGATGATAGCAAGAATGCTGTTGCATGATATCAATGTTGATCGCATTGAAGTGGCTTCAGCACGTGTGTCGGAAGGCGAAAAGGATGCTGTCGCTCGAATTTGCCGTTATGCCAAGACCATAGGTAAACTGGATTCCGTTGAGGTATTGGGATTCGTGGATAACAACAAGAGCGTGGATTGGATTGCCGAATGCGGTGGTCATGTCATCAACCTCTTGGCTAAGGGTAGCTATAAGCACTGCACCCAGCAGCTCAAGATGTCGCCTGAGGAGCATCTCGCTCATATCAAGCAGACCATCGATTATGCTTTGAGCAAGAATTTCACCGTAAATCTCTATCTGGAGGACTGGTCGAGCGGTATGCGCGACAGCCGTGACTATCTCTTCATGATGATGGACGAGCTGGTGAAACTGCCAATCAAGCGCTTCCTGCTTCCTGATACTCTGGGTATCCTGAACCCATTGCAGTGTGTGGAGTATATGCGCCAGATGGTTCGCCGTTATCCGGATTCTCAATTCGATTTCCATGCCCACAACGACTACGATTTGGCTGTGAGCAACTCGCTGGCTGCCGTATTGAGTGGCGCCAAGGGTCTTCACGTTACCGTGAATGGTTTGGGCGAACGCTGCGGCAATGCACCATTGGCGAGCGTTCAGGTGATTCTGAAGGATATGTTTGGGGCAAAGACCAATATCAAGGAAGACCGCCTGAACGATATTTCCCGATTGGTTGAAGGATACAGCGGCATCGCCGTGGCTCCAAATACCCCTGTGGTGGGCGATAATGTCTTCACTCAGGTAGCTGGTGTGCATGCCGATGGCGACAACAAGGACAAGCTTTATTGTAACGACCTGGTGCCTGAGCGTTTCGGCAGACATCGTGAGTATGCATTGGGCAAGAATTCCGGTAAGGCTAACATCATCCAGAACCTCAATGAACTGGGATTGGAACTGACTCCGGAACAGACCAAGGCTGTGACCAAGCGAATCACCGAACTCGGCGACCGCAAGGAGCTGGTAACCCAGGACGATCTGCCATACATCGTGAGCGATGTGCTGAAGCATGGCGCTCCGGAGGATAAGGTGAAACTGGTAAGTTACATGGTTTCAACCTCTTATGGTTTGAAGCCTATAGCAAGTGTTAAGGTGGAAATCGATGGCAAGGAGTATGAAGACCAGAGCTCAGGCGATGGTCAGTATGATGCTTTCGTAAAAGCCCTCCGCAACATCTATAAGGTGAAGCTCGGCAAGACCTTCCCTAAGCTCGACAACTATCAGGTAACCATCCCACCCGGTGGTCGTACCGATGCCCTTGTCCAGACCGTCATTACCTGGCGTGAAGGCGACCGCATCTGGCGCACCCGAGGCTTGGATGCCGACCAGACGGAGGCTGCTATCAAGGCAACGCTCAAAATGCTTAATATGTATGAGGCAGATAAGAGCGATGAACAGCCAGCGTCGCCTCGAAATTTAGATATGGAATAA
- the leuD gene encoding 3-isopropylmalate dehydratase small subunit, whose protein sequence is MKQKFNVITSSCIPLPLENVDTDQIIPARFLKAIDKEGMGDNLFRDWRYNADGTPKPDFVMNDPSYSGVILVAGKNFGSGSSREHAAWAIAGAGFRVVISSFFADIHKNNELNNLVLPVVVSEEFLKELFESIDKDHKTEVKVDLPNQTVTNLATGKSEHFEINGYKKHCLENGLDDVDFLVQNRDKVEAWEAKNK, encoded by the coding sequence ATGAAACAGAAATTCAATGTAATTACATCAAGCTGCATTCCTCTTCCATTGGAGAATGTAGATACAGACCAGATTATACCAGCCCGTTTCCTCAAGGCTATCGATAAAGAGGGTATGGGCGACAACCTCTTCCGCGACTGGCGCTACAATGCCGACGGAACACCAAAGCCAGACTTCGTGATGAACGACCCTTCTTACAGTGGCGTCATCCTCGTAGCTGGCAAGAACTTCGGTTCAGGTTCTTCCCGTGAGCACGCTGCCTGGGCCATCGCAGGCGCAGGTTTCCGTGTCGTTATCAGCTCTTTCTTCGCTGATATCCACAAGAACAACGAGTTGAACAACCTCGTATTGCCAGTAGTGGTAAGCGAGGAATTCCTGAAGGAACTCTTCGAGAGCATCGACAAGGATCACAAGACAGAGGTAAAGGTAGATCTTCCTAACCAGACTGTGACCAACCTTGCTACTGGCAAGAGCGAGCACTTCGAAATCAATGGCTACAAGAAGCACTGTCTGGAGAACGGTTTGGACGATGTAGACTTCCTCGTTCAGAACCGTGACAAGGTAGAGGCTTGGGAAGCTAAGAACAAGTAA